ACGAGGTCGGCCGACAGGGCAGGGGCCGTGTTCTCGACTTCGACCGTGTCTGGTTGAATCAATCGGTGTCCGAAGCCGTAATGCAAGAGTGCCTGAGGATCGGCAAGGCGGTACAGGAGGTTCTCACCTCCGAGAAGCGTCCGATACAGAACGTCACGGAATGGGCGAAGAAAGAGTCGTGCTGGCACATGGTTCAGGCGGTCGAGCACCGGTTGTCCCCTGAACTCCTAGGGGAGCTGAGGGACCAGAGGGCTGTTGCCGAACAGAAAAGGACCGCTACCTCGACCCAAAAGATCGACACGGGCATCAACTCTCAAGTTAAGGTGCTGTCCATGCAACCGTCGGAGTGGGTCGCTGTCCAAGAGTTTCTGAAGAACAATCGGCTGCTATCGCCCACTGATACCGGGATTCTCGACCTTGTCACGGGGAGGAAACCCGGAGTGCCGTCTGAAGCGCAGGCCAAGCGCCTTCTCGTCATGCACAAGAGGGCAGCGGACTCCGGATTCAACGTCACGGATGCAGCCTTGGGCCTTTAGGCATCCGGTAGTGCTCGCGCGGAGGCGCAGATCTCTGGGTGAGTTCGATGAGTCGTCTCGACTTGATTTCCGAGCGGCGCCACGGCAGGGGCGAAGTAGGTGGGTATCCGCGCCGTCCGCAGCGTAGAAGACTCGGCGCGCTTGTTGGCCCTCACCGTCCGAAGACCGACCGGTGAGGGATCAGCGGGCGCGCCCATGGCGGCTCCCCGCGAAGGCCGCGACGCCGGCAGCTCGCGCACCCACGCGGTGCCGTCCCGTCCCGATACGGTGCGTAGGTACCGATCGCCGGAGAGGGAGCATGACCAGCGCCGTAGAGTTGCTCAAAGGCTTCAACACGCCGACGCCGTCCACCTCGGACGTGCTTGCCTCGGCGCCGACGACGGCCGCCGTCCACGTCGTGCGCGAGGCCGACGGCATGGTTGTTTACGTGGGGGAGACCAGCGACCTCAGGTTCCGGCTGCGCCAGAACTCGTCCGGCGGCTCCGTGCTGCGCGACCAGCTCCTCGCAGAGCTCGACGTCACTGACGACCTGCCGGCAGCGTTGGCCCGGTTCACGATCTCCTAGCGCGAGCTGGACGACCCCGCCGCCCTCAAGGCCCGCTTGGTGGAGCACCTGCGTCCCCGCTTCAACCGGCGGGGGCATCGCGAACCCGCGACGTGGTGGGTCAACGAGGGTGGGTCCTTCACCGACGAGTCCCGTGTCGGTGTCGTCTTCGCCGGTCTGGGCGGCAACGCCGTCGCCCACCACCGCGACGTCGGTCGGAGGGCCGTCGAGGACACCGTCGTGCACTACTGCCGCGGTGATGTCGTCGCGCTCGGCGAGGTCGTCACTGACTCGGTCCAGGCTCGACAACCCTACGGACCTGTCAGTGAGCGAGACTACGGGTGGCTGACCCGGGTGGAGTACTTCGAGCTGGCCGTCCCGCTGCCCCTCGCCTCCTTGCCAGAGCGGTCGCCCGTCGAGGGCCCCTTCGACAAGAGCGGCGCCGTCAAGCAGGGGTACCTCTTCCGCCGCAGCGACGCTTACGTCGACGCCCTGCGCGACCACATTGAGTGGCCGGCCGGCTCGCCGTGGTCCGGGGCTGAACGACGCTACTGGCTCTTCCAAGCCAACCCGATTCATTGGGACCTCGCCGCGCACCTGCCGGACATGCCTCCCAGGTACGTGGAGGACTGGACCGCCGCCCAGCACCGCACCCAGATGGGGATCGGGCGACGGTGTGGTGCTGTGGGCCTCCGGGCCCAATGGTGGACTGCACGCCGTAGGACGATTGAAGTCTCGTTCCGAGAAGCGCCCTACGCCCGACTTCCGACCCGACGAAGCGGGTCCTTCGGAGTACCGGGTCGATATCCGCATCGTCCGGCACATCATCCCGCACATCACCCGCAACGTCGCGAAGACCACCCCTGAGCGGGCCGACTTGGCGGTGCTGAAGTTTGCCAACGCGACGAACTTCCCGGTGACGCTGTCGCAGTGGCGCGCCATCCACGCGCTGGTGCCTCTGGACGACAGCGTGGACGACACCCTTTGGAACGGAATCCTGCACTGGGCCCGGCGTTTCGTCGAGACCGTCGACCTGGAGGAGGAAGAGCGGGAGTACAAAGTGCGCGCTGCTGAGCTCCTGGGGGAAGCGCGCACCGCCTTGACGCATGACGGCGACTGGCGCGAACCGCTCCTGGCTGCCTTCAAGGCCACCAACACCCTCGGGTGGCGGATCCCGCTTGACGTGCGGGCGTGATTCACCACCGCCGGGATTCTCTCCCGGCAGCCCTGCGCGCCCTGTGGTCTGGTGGCGAGGTCGACGCCGCCGTCGACGCCTTCACTCGGCCTGTGCCGCCGTCCATCACGCACCCCGGCACGAGCGCCGCTCTGGCCTCCTTCCTGCTCGGCGGCCTGCACGTTACCCGGTACCCGGTGTACCGACTCACCGCCCGGCAACGGGTCTAAAGGCTGGTGAACTGGAGACACGAGAACAGCCCGTCGCCGGCCGCCCGCTACACCGAGGCACTGCGGTTCTTCGACGAGTTCCTCGCACGCTTCAACCGGCTGGACGGCCCGCAGCTCAGGGACCGGTTGGACGTCCAAGGCGTCGTGTGGCAGGTGCTGTCGGGCC
The Kineococcus endophyticus genome window above contains:
- a CDS encoding EVE domain-containing protein, with the translated sequence MVLWASGPNGGLHAVGRLKSRSEKRPTPDFRPDEAGPSEYRVDIRIVRHIIPHITRNVAKTTPERADLAVLKFANATNFPVTLSQWRAIHALVPLDDSVDDTLWNGILHWARRFVETVDLEEEEREYKVRAAELLGEARTALTHDGDWREPLLAAFKATNTLGWRIPLDVRA